The following proteins are encoded in a genomic region of Arachis ipaensis cultivar K30076 chromosome B02, Araip1.1, whole genome shotgun sequence:
- the LOC107625806 gene encoding PRA1 family protein B4, translated as MSSTAPPVLPISSHQLSTQTTTAPTVASAVSGPESASSTAALRSFIGRLTDSLRHGLDQRRPWAELVDRTAFSKPESFSDATVRVRKNYSYFRVNYYAVVAVILAVSLLTNPFSLVVLVGLLAAWTFLYLFRPSDQPVVLFGRTFSDFETLAMLSALTVFSVFLTSVGSVIISALMVGVTVVCLHGAFRQPEDLFLDEQEPSQATGFLSFLRGAAANAAVASATSAVPSRV; from the coding sequence ATGTCGTCCACCGCCCCTCCCGTCCTCCCAATCTCCAGCCACCAATTATCCACTCAAACAACCACCGCGCCGACAGTCGCCTCGGCGGTTTCCGGACCGGAGTCCGCCTCCTCCACCGCCGCTCTCCGCTCCTTCATCGGCCGCCTCACCGACTCCCTCCGCCACGGCCTCGACCAACGCCGTCCGTGGGCGGAGCTCGTGGATCGCACCGCCTTCTCCAAGCCGGAGTCATTTTCCGATGCCACCGTCCGTGTCCGCAAGAACTACTCGTACTTTCGCGTCAACTACTATGCCGTCGTGGCGGTGATTCTCGCTGTCTCGCTCCTCACGAATCCATTCTCACTCGTCGTCCTCGTCGGCCTCCTCGCCGCATGGACCTTCCTCTACCTCTTCCGCCCCTCCGATCAACCCGTTGTGCTCTTCGGACGCACTTTCTCGGACTTCGAGACGCTCGCGATGCTCTCTGCATTAACTGTCTTCTCTGTGTTCCTCACTAGTGTTGGATCTGTCATCATCTCCGCGCTCATGGTCGGCGTCACCGTCGTGTGCCTCCACGGTGCGTTCCGTCAACCAGAGGATCTGTTCCTTGACGAGCAGGAGCCGTCGCAGGCCACCGGTTTCCTCTCATTCCTTCGCGGCGCAGCCGCCAACGCCGCCGTCGCTTCCGCCACCTCCGCCGTGCCTTCCCGCGTTTGA